From Drosophila subpulchrella strain 33 F10 #4 breed RU33 unplaced genomic scaffold, RU_Dsub_v1.1 Primary Assembly Seq354, whole genome shotgun sequence, the proteins below share one genomic window:
- the LOC119560014 gene encoding opsin Rh3: protein MESANVSSSLLFGNVSTALRPEARLSAESRLLGWNVPPEELRHIPEHWLTYPEPPESMNYLLGTLYIFFTMMSMLGNGLVIWVFSAAKSLRTPSNILVINLAFCDFMMMVKTPIFIYNSFHQGYALGHLGCQIFGVIGSYTGIAAGATNAFIAYDRFNVITRPMEGKMTHGKAIAMIIFIYMYATPWVVACYTETWGRFVPEGYLTSCTFDYLTDNFDTRLFVGCIFFFSFVCPTTMITYYYSQIVGHVFSHEKALRDQAKKMNVESLRSNVDKSKETAEIRIAKAAITICFLFFCSWTPYGVMSLIGAFGDKTLLTPGATMIPACACKMVACIDPFVYAISHPRYRMELQKRCPWLALNEKAPESSAVASTSTTQEPQQTTAA, encoded by the coding sequence ATGGAGTCCGCTAACGTGTCGTCGAGTCTCTTGTTTGGCAACGTGTCCACCGCGCTGCGGCCGGAGGCGCGGCTGTCCGCCGAATCGCGTCTGCTGGGCTGGAATGTTCCGCCGGAGGAGCTGCGTCACATCCCCGAGCACTGGCTCACGTATCCGGAGCCGCCCGAGTCGATGAACTATCTGCTGGGAACCCTCTATATCTTCTTCACAATGATGTCGATGCTGGGCAATGGACTGGTTATCTGGGTCTTTTCGGCAGCCAAATCGCTGCGCACTCCCTCGAATATATTGGTTATCAATCTGGCCTTCTGCGACTTTATGATGATGGTCAAGACTCCAATCTTCATCTACAACAGCTTTCACCAGGGTTACGCCCTGGGTCATCTAGGCTGCCAGATCTTTGGGGTTATTGGCTCCTATACGGGCATTGCTGCCGGCGCCACGAACGCTTTTATAGCCTACGATCGATTCAATGTGATCACTCGGCCCATGGAGGGAAAGATGACACACGGCAAGGCCATTGCCATGATTATTTTCATCTATATGTACGCCACCCCCTGGGTGGTGGCCTGCTACACGGAAACCTGGGGTCGTTTTGTGCCCGAGGGTTATCTGACCTCCTGCACCTTTGACTACCTGACCGATAACTTCGATACCCGCCTCTTTGTGGGATGCATCTTTTTCTTCAGCTTCGTGTGTCCCACCACAATGATCACCTATTACTATTCCCAGATTGTGGGTCATGTGTTTAGCCACGAGAAGGCTTTGCGGGATCAGGCCAAGAAGATGAATGTGGAATCACTGCGCTCGAATGTGGACAAGAGCAAGGAGACGGCTGAAATCCGGATAGCCAAGGCGGCCATCACCATCTGCTTCCTGTTCTTCTGCTCCTGGACGCCATATGGGGTGATGTCGCTCATCGGCGCTTTTGGGGATAAGACCCTGCTGACGCCCGGCGCCACCATGATCCCCGCCTGCGCCTGCAAAATGGTGGCCTGCATCGATCCCTTTGTGTACGCCATCAGTCATCCCAGATACCGCATGGAGCTGCAGAAGCGATGCCCCTGGCTGGCGCTAAACGAGAAGGCGCCGGAATCGTCGGCTGTGGCCTCCACCAGCACCACCCAGGAACCGCAGCAGACCACGGCCGCCTAG